The nucleotide sequence CTCTTCCCCTTGTTTCGGCCGTCGTGGCCTATCTGGCGCTCCTCGCCCTAGGGTTCTGGGCGGTCGTGCCGCGCCTGACGGCGGCGGGTTCGAAGTTCGGGCTTCCCGACACTGTCGGATGGTTGACGGGATCGACCCTGTTCGCCCTCGTGTGGGTGCTCGTCTCGGGCCCCCTCTTCATGATTCTGTTCAGTTTGATCGCCGTCCCGGTCTGGGACAGGCTGACGGCCAAGGTCGAATCACTGTGCGGCGTCCCGGACCGGGGCACGGCCTTCAGCGTGCGGTTCTTGGCCCGGGATTTGCCGCCTCGGGCCTGCTTCGCGCTCGGAGCCGCGTGCGCGGCGCTGGTGTTCGGATGGCTCGGGTTCGGACTGGTCGGCGCGGCGCTGGGAGGCTGGGTGATGCTCTACGACCTGACCGCCCCTTCCTGTGCCCGTCGGGGAACGGCTTTCCTCCAGCAACCCGGGTTCGTCCACCGCCGGCAAGGATGGCTGGGGCTCTGGACGGTGTCCTCGCTCGTGACGCTCGTTCCCGGCCTGAACGTGCTGTGCCTACCGACGCTGGTCACGGCAGGGACTCTGCTCGTCGTGGAAGGCGAACGGCGAGGGGCCGTCGCAACCGGGCCGTAAAATGGGGACATGACCCCCGACAGGCTTCAGGACAGGTTCGGAGACTTTGGCGGCCGTTATGTCCCTGAGACCCTCGTACCGGCCCTGGACGAACTTGAATCGTGCTTCCTACAGGCCTGGGCCGCCCCGCTCTTCCGTGAAGAGTTCGAGAGCCTTTTGACGCACTACGTCGGGCGGCCGACCCCGTTGACGGAAGCCAAGCGGCTGTCACAGGAACTCGGGCTTCAGGTGAGCGTCAAACGCGAGGACCTGTGCCACACGGGTGCCCACAAGATCAATAACGCGCTCGGACAGTGTCTCCTGGCCAAGCGGATGGGGAAGAAGAGGATCATCGCCGAAACGGGGGCCGGTCAGCACGGAGTGGCGACCGCGACCGTATGTGCGATGCTCGGGATCCCGTGCGAGGTCTATATGGGAGAGGAAGACTGTGCGCGGCAGGAACTGAACGTCTTCCGGATGAGGCTGCTCGGAGCGACGGTCGTACCCGTGAAGAGCGGGACGAGGACGCTCAAAGACGCGCTGAACGAAGCCATGCGCGATTGGGTGACGAACGTCCGGTCGACCCATTACGTCATTGGGACAGCTGCGGGACCGCACCCCTATCCGGCGATGGTCCGCGAGTTCCAGGCCGTCATCGGTCGCGAAGCGAGGCGCCAGTACACGAACCGTCATGGCCGATTGCCCGACGTGGCGGTGGCGTGCGTCGGAGGAGGTTCGAACGCGATCGGCTTTTTCCACGCGTTCGTCGACGATCCGGTGCGACTGATCGGTGTCGAAGCGGGCGGGGAAGGGGTCGGAAGCGGCCGGCACGCGGCCCCGCTGACGGCGGGCTCTCCCGGCGTCCTCCAT is from Armatimonadota bacterium and encodes:
- the trpB gene encoding tryptophan synthase subunit beta translates to MTPDRLQDRFGDFGGRYVPETLVPALDELESCFLQAWAAPLFREEFESLLTHYVGRPTPLTEAKRLSQELGLQVSVKREDLCHTGAHKINNALGQCLLAKRMGKKRIIAETGAGQHGVATATVCAMLGIPCEVYMGEEDCARQELNVFRMRLLGATVVPVKSGTRTLKDALNEAMRDWVTNVRSTHYVIGTAAGPHPYPAMVREFQAVIGREARRQYTNRHGRLPDVAVACVGGGSNAIGFFHAFVDDPVRLIGVEAGGEGVGSGRHAAPLTAGSPGVLHGSYSYMMQDEDGQVVETHSVSAGLDYPGVGAEHSMLKDSGRAEYLAATDDDALSAFQSVARLEGLIPAFETAHAFAALWMKGLWEPGARVLVNMSGRGDKDMERAAKLFGLG